A genomic region of Sphingobacteriales bacterium contains the following coding sequences:
- a CDS encoding T9SS type A sorting domain-containing protein, with protein sequence MKLVFAFLCSLLLGAEQLFAQNDIYFPLLENTKFVYTAGAYDGDQTKELVFDKDTLVDGVVLKKYFFSYKGEWESWESQMCLLLEDVAEQRVWQRYFSVNAAGESEYYDQLLYDFSLQLNDTISYSTYESGDYMVQYISKEDSVMTGNGWAKRLYIRYLHHASNHDHEYTVLWIEGVGNYYNTLSADFPDWWNTFDPVCVWKNNTFVFGNCEENGFNSLNDPMATPQANVFAVLPTLPSDNGLLQLAYTGGGSLVCSVALYDMQGKTIAVWRHQAVDSASSLLSLELPAAMLSGVYVLSIADEKEQKQISNLKIIR encoded by the coding sequence ATGAAATTAGTATTTGCATTTCTTTGTAGTTTGTTGCTCGGTGCAGAACAACTTTTTGCCCAGAATGATATTTATTTTCCGTTGTTGGAAAACACCAAATTTGTTTATACGGCAGGTGCTTATGATGGCGATCAAACAAAGGAATTGGTTTTTGATAAGGATACTTTGGTGGATGGTGTGGTATTGAAAAAATATTTTTTTTCGTATAAAGGCGAATGGGAAAGTTGGGAATCGCAAATGTGTTTATTATTAGAAGATGTAGCCGAGCAGCGCGTGTGGCAACGGTATTTTTCGGTAAATGCTGCCGGAGAGTCGGAATATTACGACCAGTTGCTTTATGATTTTTCTTTGCAACTTAATGATACCATATCCTATTCTACTTATGAAAGTGGTGACTACATGGTGCAGTATATTTCAAAAGAAGATAGCGTGATGACGGGAAATGGCTGGGCTAAACGTTTGTATATTCGCTATCTTCATCACGCTTCAAACCACGACCACGAGTATACTGTTTTGTGGATTGAAGGCGTAGGTAACTATTATAATACTTTGTCTGCAGACTTTCCTGATTGGTGGAATACCTTTGACCCTGTATGTGTTTGGAAAAATAATACTTTTGTTTTTGGAAATTGTGAAGAGAATGGTTTTAATTCCCTAAATGACCCAATGGCGACACCGCAAGCGAATGTGTTCGCGGTGTTGCCTACCCTTCCATCTGACAATGGTTTATTACAACTTGCTTATACGGGCGGTGGTTCTTTGGTGTGCTCGGTGGCGTTGTATGATATGCAAGGAAAAACGATAGCTGTATGGCGGCATCAGGCAGTGGACTCGGCTTCTTCGTTGCTTTCTTTGGAGTTGCCTGCTGCTATGCTTAGTGGCGTATATGTGCTGAGTATTGCAGATGAAAAAGAGCAAAAGCAAATTTCAAATTTAAAAATTATACGTTAG
- a CDS encoding pyruvate dehydrogenase complex E1 component subunit beta: MRKIRLREAIREAMNEEMRRDERVFLMGEEVAEYNGAYKVSQGMLDEFGAKRVIDTPISELGFAGIGVGASMNGCRPIVEFMTWNFAILAADQIINSAAKMLQMSGGHFSCPIVFRGANGSAGQLGATHSHSFEAFYAQIPGLKVISISNPYDAKGLLKSAIRDDDPVVFLESEVMYSDMGEVPEEEYLIPIGVADIKRSGSDVTIVSFNKMMKVALAAAEMLEKDGISAEVIDLRTIRPIDYNTIVQSVKKTNRLVVVEELSPLAGIASEISHIVQRRAFDYLDAPVIRINSKDTPLAFAPTLIQEWIPNPERVIKAVKEVMYIKK, translated from the coding sequence ATGCGTAAAATACGACTGAGAGAAGCCATTCGAGAGGCGATGAACGAAGAAATGCGCCGCGATGAGCGTGTTTTTTTGATGGGCGAGGAAGTAGCCGAATACAACGGAGCTTATAAGGTAAGTCAGGGAATGTTGGACGAGTTTGGAGCAAAGCGCGTGATAGACACCCCCATTTCGGAATTAGGCTTTGCGGGCATCGGCGTAGGTGCTTCGATGAACGGCTGCCGCCCGATTGTAGAGTTTATGACGTGGAATTTTGCCATTCTCGCCGCCGACCAAATTATCAACTCTGCAGCCAAAATGCTTCAGATGTCGGGCGGTCATTTTTCGTGTCCCATCGTATTTCGCGGTGCTAACGGCTCGGCGGGTCAGTTGGGAGCTACACACTCGCACAGTTTTGAGGCATTTTATGCACAAATTCCGGGCTTAAAAGTGATTTCAATTTCTAACCCTTACGATGCCAAAGGCTTATTGAAAAGTGCCATTCGCGATGATGATCCGGTGGTGTTTTTGGAGTCGGAAGTGATGTATTCGGATATGGGCGAAGTGCCGGAAGAAGAATATTTAATTCCGATAGGCGTTGCCGACATCAAGCGAAGCGGTAGCGACGTGACGATAGTGTCGTTCAATAAAATGATGAAAGTGGCCTTAGCCGCCGCCGAAATGCTGGAAAAAGACGGCATCAGTGCCGAAGTAATAGATTTGCGCACCATACGCCCCATTGATTACAATACCATTGTACAGTCGGTGAAAAAAACAAACCGTTTAGTCGTTGTAGAAGAATTGTCGCCTTTGGCAGGCATTGCCTCCGAAATATCACATATCGTACAACGCCGTGCTTTTGATTATTTAGATGCGCCGGTAATCCGTATCAACAGCAAAGATACACCCTTGGCTTTTGCACCCACACTCATTCAGGAGTGGATACCCAATCCCGAGCGCGTAATAAAAGCAGTAAAAGAAGTGATGTATATTAAAAAATAA
- a CDS encoding CoA-binding protein — protein sequence MLPTLVLGASPHEYRYSYKAVKMLHHHGHQVFAIGAKEAHIGTTPIVSERIYGERIDTITLYLNPERQKPYYDYIIALQPRRIIFNPGTENSELAKLAEAANIIVEEACTLVLLQTGQY from the coding sequence ATGCTTCCGACATTGGTGTTGGGAGCATCGCCGCATGAGTATCGCTATTCGTACAAAGCAGTAAAAATGCTGCACCACCACGGACATCAGGTGTTTGCTATTGGTGCAAAAGAAGCCCACATTGGCACTACACCTATTGTAAGCGAACGCATCTACGGCGAGCGCATTGATACGATAACTTTGTATTTGAATCCCGAACGGCAAAAGCCCTACTACGATTACATCATTGCTTTGCAGCCGCGCCGCATTATTTTCAACCCCGGCACCGAAAATTCCGAACTGGCAAAGTTGGCAGAAGCAGCGAATATTATTGTTGAAGAAGCCTGCACTTTGGTATTGCTACAAACCGGACAATACTGA